Below is a genomic region from Triticum dicoccoides isolate Atlit2015 ecotype Zavitan chromosome 5A, WEW_v2.0, whole genome shotgun sequence.
atgttcataatcagaggggtactaatatgcatataggatctgaacatatgatcttccaccaattaaaccaactagcatcaactacaaggagtaattaacactactagcaacctactagcaccaaccccggacttggagacaagaattggaaacaagagatgaacttccggatgatagcgtcattgacagaattcttcaatcactgccaccaaactacaagagcttcgtgataaactataacatgcaagggatggataagacgattcccgagctcttcacaatgctaaaggctgcggaggtagaaatcaagaaggagcatcaagtgttgatggtcaataagaccaccagtttcaagaaaaagggcaaagggaagaagaaggggaacttcaagaagaacagcaagcaagttgctgctcaagagaagaaacccaagtctggacctaagcctgagactgagtgcttctacggcAAGTAGActgttcactggaagcggaactgccccaagtatttggcggataagaaggatggcaaggtgaacaaaggtatatgtgatatacatgttattgatgtgtaccttaccagagctcgcagtagcacctgggtatttgatactggttctgttgctaatatttgcaactcgaaacagggactacggattaagcgaacactagccaaggacgaggtgacgatgcacatgggaaacggttccaaagtcgatgtgatcaccgtcggcacgctacctctacatctaccttcgggattagtattagacctaaataattgttatttggtgccagcattgagcatgaacattatatctggatcttgtttgatgcgagacggttattcatttaaatcagagaataatggttgttctatttatatgagtaatatcttttatggtcatgcaccctttaagagtggtctattttttatgagtctcgatagtagtgatacacatattcataatgttgaagccaaaagatgcagagttgataatgatagtgcaacttatttgtggcactgccgtttaggtcatatcagtgtaaagcgcatgaagaaactccatactgatgaacttttggaaccacttgattatgaatcacttggtacttgtgaaccgtggctcatgggcaagatgactaaaacgccgttctccggtactatggagagagcaacagatttgttagaaatcatacatacagatgtatgtggtccgatgaatgttgaggctcgtggcgggtatcattattttctcaccttcacagatgatttgagcagatatgagtatatctacttaatgaagcataagtctgaaacatttgaaaagtttgaagaatttcagagtgaggttgaaaatcaccgtaacaagaaaataaagtttctacgatcagatcgtggaggagaatatttgagttacgagtttggtctacatttaaaacaatgcggaacagtttcgcaactcacgccacccggaacaccataccgtaatggtgtgtccgaacgtcgtaatcgtactttactagatatggtgcgatctatgatgtctcttactgatttaccgctatcgttttggggttatgctttagagacggctgcattcacgttaaatagggcaccatcgaaattcgttgagacgacgccttatgaactgtggtttggcaagaaaccaaagttgtcgtttcttaaagtttggggctgcgatacttatgtgaaaaagcttcaacctgataagctcgaacccaaatcagagaaatgtgtcttcataggatacccaaaggagactgttgggtacaccttctatcatagatccgaaggcaagacaatcgttgctaagaatggatcctttttagagaaggagtttctctcgaaagaagtgagtgggaggaaagtagaacttgatgaggtaattgtacctgcttccttattggaaagtagttcatcacagaaaccggttcctgtgacgcctacaccaattagtgaggaagttaatgatgatgatcacgaaacttcagatcaagttattactgaacgtCGTAGATCAactagtaagatccgcactagagtggtacggtaatcctgttctagaagtcatgttacttgaccatgatgaacctacgaactatgaagaagcgatggtgagcccagattccgcaaaatggcttgaagccatgaaatatgagatgggatccatgtatgagacaaagtgtggactttggttgactctcccgatgatcggtaagccattgaaaataaatggatcttcaagaagaagactgacgctgacggtaatgttattgtctataaagctcgatttgttgcaaaaggttttcaacaagttcaagggattgactacgatgagactttctcacccgtagcgatgcttaagtctgtccgaatcatgttagcaattgccgcattttatgattatgaaatttggcaaatggatgtcaaactgcattcctgaatggatttctggaagaagagttgtatatgatgcaaccagaaggttttgtcgatccaaagggagctaacaaagtgtgcaagctccagcgatccatttatggactggtgcaagcctatcggagttggaataaacgctttgatagtgtgatcaaagcatttggttttgtacagacttttggagaagcttgtatttacaagaaagtgagtgggagctctgtagcatttttgatattatatgtggatgacatattgttgattggaaatgacatagaatttctggatagcacaaagggatacttgaataagagtttctcaatgaaagacctcggtgaagctgcttatatattgggcatcaagatctatagagatagatcaagatgcttaattggactttcacaaagcacataccttgacaaagttttgaagaagttcaaaatggatcaagcaaagaaagggttcttgcctgtgttacaaggtgtgaagttgagtaagactcaatgcccgaccactgcagaagttagagagaagatgaaagatgttccctatgcttcagccataggctctatcatgtatgcaatgctgtgtaccagacctgatgtgcgccttgctataagtttagtagggaggtaccaaagtaatccaggagtggatcacttggcagtggtcaagaacatcctgaaatacctgaaaaggactaaggatatgtttctcgtttatggaggtgacaaagagctagtcataaatggttacgtcgatgcaagctttgacactgatccggacgattctaaatcgcaaaccggatacgtatttatattgaacggtggagttgtcagttggtgcaggtctaaacaaagcatcgtggcgggatctacgtgtgaagcggaatacatagctacttcggaagcagcaaatgaaggagtctggatgaaggagttcatatccgatctaggtgtcatacctagtgcatcgggtccaatgaaaatcttttgtgacaatactggtgcaattgccttggcgaaggaatccagatttcacaagagaactaagcacatcaagagacacttcaattccatccgggatctagtccaggtgggagacatagaaatttgcaagatacatacggatctgaatgttgcagacccgttgactaagcctcttccacgagcaaaacatgatcagcaccaagactccatgggtgttagaatcattactgtgtaatctagattattgactctagtgcaagtgggagacggaaggaaatatgccctagaggcaataataaagttattacttatttccttatatcatgataaatgttcattattcatgctagaattgtattaaccggaaacataatacttgtgtgaatacatagacaaacagagtgtcactagtatgcctctacttgactagctcgttgatcgatgatggttatgtttcctagccatttacatgagttgtcatttgattaacgggatcacatcattaggagaatgatgtgattgacttgacccattctgttagcttagcatttgatcgtttagtttgttgctattgctttcttcatgacttatacatgttcctatggctatgagattatgcaactcccatttagcggaggaacactttgtgtgccaccaaacgtcacaatgtaactgggtgattataaaggtgctctacaggtgtctccaaaggtacttgttgggttggcgtatttcgagattatgatttgtcactccaattgtcggagaggtatctatgggcccactcggtaatgcacatcactataagccttgcaagcattgcaactaatgagttagttgcgggatgatgtattacggaacgagtaaagagacttgccggtaacgagattgaactaggtattgagataccgacgatcgaatctcgggcaagtaacataccgatgacaaagggaacagcgtatgttgttatgcggtctgaccgataaagatcttcgtagaatatgtaggagccaatacgggcatccaggtcccactattggttattgaccagagaggtgtctcggtcatgtctacatagttctcgaacccgtagggtccgcacgcttaacattcgttgatgatatagtactatgagttatgtatgttggtgaccgaatgttgttcggagtttcggatgagatcacagatatgatgaggaactctggaatggtccggaagtaaagattgatatgtggatagtagtgtttgatctccggaagggttccggaattcaccggaaggggttccggatgtttcgcgaaatgtttgggcacgagaacactttatctgggccaaaggggaaagcccacgagggttTTGGAAAGCgctaaaggaagttttgcggagtccaggggccagacgccagggtccctggcgtctgggtccagatgccaggaaccctggcgtctggccctggagtccgagaaggactcttgcctttcgggtgaaaccgactttgtggaggcttttactccaagtttcaaccccaaggctcaacatataaatagaggggcagggctagcacccaagagacatcaagaaacaccaagccgtgtgccggcaaccccgtcccctctagtttatcctccgtcatagttttcgtagtgcttaggtgaagccctgcggagattgttcttcaccaacaccgtcaccacgccgtcgtgctgccggaactcatctactacttcgcccctcttgctggatcgagaaggcgaggaagtcaccgagctgaacgtgtgcagaactcgaaggtgccatgctttcggtacttggatcggtcggatcgtgaagacgtacgactacatcaaccgcgttgatataatgcttccgcgaacggtctacgagggtacgtagacaacactctcccctcttgttgttatgcatcaccatgatcctgtgtgtgcgtaggaaaattttgaaattactacgttccccaacaggaatcgCTGCGCCGAAAAGCAAaaatgctcctgcccaggttccgtcttgagacggcggtgcttcatcccaAAAGTCTTCTTATTTTTTAGAGCAAATAGCCTCTTATATtagaagatgggcactagagggCATTTGTGGGCCCCACAACGGGGCAAGGCGCGCCCAGTGGGATAGGGTGTGCCCTTGCCCTGTGGGCCCATGGTTAATCTTCTCCAGATCTTTTTCTTTCTAGTATATTTTGTATATTACAAAATACATTTTCGTAAAGTTTTAGGTCATTTGAAGCTTCGGAGAATAGCTATCTCTATTGTAGCTCTTTTAGgttcagaattccagctgccgacaattTTCCTCTTCATGTATATCTTGCacattaagagagaaaagacattataattgcatcataaagtgaaatGATGATCAAAGACATTGtacataatagtaggaaaacatgatgcaaaatggacatatcaatacgtcttcaacatatttataattttttaaaTAATCATGCTATATTTACATGAGTTCtatatggttttggtgcacttttatattattttctgaactaacatattaatctagagcccagtgcgAGTTCATATTTACTGcttgttttgtttttttacagaAAATTGATACATACGAATGCCCAAACACGACGAAACATTTTGACATTTTTTTGGAACATAAGAGATACCAAAGCTTTGGGGGAGAACCAGAAGACCCATAGGggccccacaaggtagggggcacacccTGGGGCTAGGGAGGGCCATCCTGCCTTATGGCTCCCTCGTAACTCCTTTTGGCATGATTCTAACattgaaaaaatcctataaattgaGAAGcccctagaaagaaacctagaatATTTACTCCactaccgcaagcctctgttccgaaGCGATCTCATCTAGAGACCTTTTTTGGCACTCTGCCGCAGAGGAAAGCCATCACAGAGGCCATCTTGATCAACCTTCTTGCCTCCATGGtgaaccagtagctatgtgtttgatctctctctctctctccctatctctctctctctctctctcctctcgtgtacttgatttggcacgattttgatgtatcatgagctttatcgatatagttggatcttatgacgttCTTCCTGTCTATCTCTTTTGtggtgaattgagtcttgctctctgAGGTTCCGTTGTGTTTGATCGAATATTcttggatttgagatcacttgatgcaTGCCCAACTCATAGATTCCCGTTGTTAGATTGGGgtaatctaggtgacattagagttgattcACACGTATCATATGGTGTTGTCATAATACAATCTCTAGAACGATTCGTGACTCTTTGGGGGTGGTTCGATAGATTAATTGGAAacacaactttgaggtggtttaccACCTACACTATTTCATCCTACTGTCTTCGATAGGAATAGAGATTTTGTAGTGATTCTTTGATGCACTTTAAGGAATTATCATGTGATTCAATTGTGTTAGTAATGTTGAGAGACACTAATGAAAGTATGAAtcgtaggccttgtttctaagcattgagaCACCGTTTTCACATACTTTTGTTGcttgctaccttactgtttttaattgttcaaattctaaatagtgatttctaccatccatattacacatcTATCATCATCTCtttaccgaactagtgcacctatacaactgacaattgtattggtgtgttggggacacaagagacatcTTGTATTCGGTTGCAGAATTGTCTGAGAGAGAATGATGTTCATTCTACaccttccacggattgataaatctttggtcatccacttgagagaatttTGTTGCTGCCTACAAAATTGTGTGCTTaaaggcccaacaaagtctacaagaataaagttgcctaTTAGATATCATGGCCTCGCCCATATCTTAATTGAAGGTTGGGCTCTACAAGAGTTTGCCCGAGGTCTGATCGGACATGGCCTTGGGGCTTCATCGGTCAAGCAAGATGCTTGATCCATCGATGTGAGGCTTGGTTCCGAGCACAAAGCCAGATCCGGCGCATGGCCAACGTCGTGGTCCTAGTCCAGGATTGAACCTGGTCTGACACTAGAATGGTAGCTCGCCGTGCGAATCTACAACATACTCCAGATTACCAAATCCGATGATTTGACGCGGAGTGAAGTTTTTTATGTGGCTGAGGTGGCTAGTCAAATCAGTATAAAACATGATGTTGCCGAAGACAAAAAGTTATCCCTTAAAGAAGTTCATGCCACAGCCGATGCTATTGTTGATTtgaagacgagccatcgagccgctTCGGCTACAAGGACGGGCACGCACGGGCCACCAATGAAGGAATCGAATCCGACAGATCTCGAGTAGGAGGTCCTGAGCTGGTTGCCTTGGCACAATGGTAACAGGACAaagaagggacacaatgtttacgcaACTTCAGGCCCtcttgaagaggtaaaaccctacgtcctgctttgttGTATTGATTGTAGGTTGGGTACAAAGTAcaggttgatctacctcgagatcatattcgAATATCTCTACCTCAACGGTCTAAACCCCTCGGCTTATATAAATGTCGGGGGTACCTAGGGTTATAGATATGCAGGTTGCGTCTGGAGATAAACATGCCGAAGATTGCATTTGTGCCTTGGAGTATGCGCCAAGTCTTTAGAAGATTCCATCTTAGGTACATCATGGGGCCTGATGGATGTGGCGAACTGGTTGGTCGTTTGGGGGTCCTCGGCCAATCCACCTCTGGGAGCCGACGTGATTAGTACCCCCTATGTAGGACACCATCAGCACATGCCCTTGCGTCTAGTCCTACATGGCGGGCACATCGAGGTGCCCTGGGTGTCGGGATCTTGTCCGCGGACATCACGTTAGCCATATTTGAGCAAAGTTGCTCTTGTTTTGGTCGTTGCAAAATCTGAAGTTGAAATTTATTTTAGGGTTCATCAGTCATCAATGGTTTGCGAATATCTTTGCACTCGATAGCTCCGAGCACCATCGATCCAACCGAATTTCTTTTAAATCTAGAATAAATACTCTAATATTATATATTTTATGTAGTAATTAAATTTCTCATTATTTGAATAGTTTATAAATGTATGGGCATCTACGATGAACGTAAATTAGGAAGTTAATTTTTTAGTTCTCCCTAAGTATGATGTTTATATTTATTCAAAGCAGTTGTAGTACAACTTGTGTTTTTACCGAAAAGATGAAGCACAACATGGGTAGGTTGCCCTGCTACTATCTGGAAATAATCGGACAACTGGTGACAAAAAATGTTTTTAAAAATGTAGCTGAAAAATCAAAACATCTTGCTCAAATGTCTCTCGAGCTTCCGTAGGGCACTAGGCCCACCACCCTAAACCAACCCTATCCAATCCCAGCCATAAGAAAACTTAGAGGAAATGGTTGATCAAGAAAAGAAGGAGATCAATAAGGACAATTGATTTATAAATTGTTGTTTTTCTTTTCATCATGGGTTATTCTGACCTATCTTGAATCGTTGAGTTAGTTGTCTGCTATATTGATCAAATGATCTCGTGAATACCTTTGCATTGATTTGAGATTTCCCTTTTTGAGGTTGCATTGATTCGAGATTTGAATACGACGAATGTGGTTGCCCAAGGAACAAATGGGGGAGGCCGACCCTTGTCCGCGGACATCACATTCGCCAAATTTGACCAGGGATGCTCTTGTTTTGGTCGTTGCACAATCAGATGCTGAAATTTACATTAGGCTTTGTCAGTCGTCACTGGTTTGAGAAGATCTTTGCGCTCGATAGCTCCAAGCACCATCGATCCAACCGAATTTCTTAGAAATCTAGAATAAATAATCTATTATTATATATTTTATGTAGGAATTCTTTTTCGTATTATTAGAACAGTTTATAACTGTATGAGAGTTTGCGATGAATGTAAATTAGGAAGTGAATTTTTTTAGTCTCCCCTAAAAATGATGCTCATCTTTATTCGAAGCAGATGTAGTAAAACATGTGTTTTCCCGGAAAAATGAAGCACAACATGGGTAGGTTGTATCGGGAATATATCCGGTGCACCCACACTTGTGGTGCTAACGGTGCACCGGATGCAATAGAACATTTTTAAAAATCTGAAAGAAAAATCTAGCACATTGACACCACATCAATGTATGTTGTCGCAAAATTTCGTATCAAAATTTGAAACATTTCTTGAGATACAAAAATGAAAATTTAACATCAGTGTGACAATGGGCCAAATTTAAAGCCCAACTTATGATATCTACTATTTAGTGTTGAATTtgccattttttgtttttaaaGCTATATTTTGTATTTGacttgaaattttgtgacaacCTACATAAATGTTGTGTGTATGTgcgattttttcagaatttttcaaacaTTTAAAATGTGCAACATGAgttcggtgcaccggtagcaccacaagcacCACAAGCACCGGTGCACCAGATATTTTCCCAGGTTCTACTACCACTATGTGGGTATAATCCGACAATTGGTGATAGAGAAATGTTTTCGGCCCGTAGCTGAAAAATTGAAACACTATCGAGCTTCCGTAGGGCAGTAGGCCCACCACGCTAAAACAACCCTATCCAATCCCAATCATAAGAAAACTTAGAGGAAATGGTTGATCAAGAAAATAAGAAGATCAATAAGGGCAACTGATTTATAAATTGTTGATTTTTTTCATCGTGGATTATTCTGACATATCTTGAATCACCGAATTGGTTGTCTGCTATGTTGATCGAATAATCTTGTGCATGCATTTGCATTGGTTTGAGATTTCCTTTTTTGAGGTTGCATTGGTTCAAGATTTTGAATACGACGAGTGTGGTTGCCCAAACGAACAAATGGGGATGGCCTGCTGTTGCCTGTGGACTTCACGTTAGCCAGGTTTGACCGGGGATGCTCTTGTTTTGGTCCTTGCAAGATCTGATGCTGAAATTTATTTTCTACTTTGTCGGTCATCACTTGTTTCAGAATATCAATGCGCTCGATAGCACCTAGCACGATCGAACCGATAGAATTTCTTTGAAATCTAGAATAAATACTCTACTATTATATATTTTATGTAGGAATTAAATTTCTCATTATTTGAACAGTTTATATCTGTATGGGTGTTTGCGTTGCGGGTAAATTAGGAAGCACATTTTTTGGTCCTTCCTAAATATGATGCTAATTTTATTCGACGTTGTACCAGTACAACATGGGTGGGTTTTACTAATACTATCTTAATATAACAACTGGTGACAGGAAAATATTTTAGAAATTGAAGCCGAAAAATTGAGACATCTTGCACAAATGTCTCTCGAGGCACTGGGCCCACCATGCTAGAACAACCACATCCAATTCAATCATTAAAAAAACTTAGAAGAAATTGTTGATCAACAAAAGAAGGAGATCAATAAGGATAATTGATTTATAAATTGTTGATTTTTTTCCATCCTTGATTATTCAGAGCAATCTTGAATCGTTGAATTGGTTGTCTGCTATATTGATCGAATGATCTCGTGCATGCCTTTGCATTGATTTGAGATTTCCTTTTTTGAGGTCGCATTGGTTCGAGATTTTGAATACGACAAATGTGGTTGCCCAAGCGAACAAATGGGGGTGGCCGGTTCTTTTCGCGGACGTCAGGGTAGCCAAATTTGACCAGAGATGCTCTTGTTTTGATCGTTGCAAAATCAATTGCTGAATTTTATTTTAGGCTTTGTGAGTCATCACTGATCTTAGAATATCTCTACGCTCGATAGCTTCAAGCACCATCGATCAACCGAATTTCTTCGAAATCTAGAATAAATACTCTACTATTATATATTTTACGTACGAATTAAAGTTCTCATTATTTCAATAGTTTATAGTTGTATCGGCGTTTGCGTTGCGGGTAAATTAGGAAGCAAATTTTTATGGCCCTCTCTAAATATGATGCTTATTTTGACTCGAAGCAGTCGTAGTACAACTTACATTttccccccaaaaaaagagaagtACAACATGGGGTGTACCATAACGATAAACCAACAATTGTTGGTGGCTAGGAAATGTTTTAGAAACTGTAGCAGTGATTCTAAAAAAAACTGTAGCAGGAAAATCGAAACATCCTGCTCAAAAGTCCTTACGTATGTTCTAGGCCCAACACGCTAAAACAGCCCTATCCAATCCAACCAAAAAAGATAAAAATATCTctgtaaaagaaagaaaaaaactttTAAACGGGTCGGTAGCACTAGCAGTAGTCCCTCACTATCCAGTCCACTCCACACCTCACGCCCGCACGCCACCCACGGCCGCCCACCTCCCAGCGTGAAATCCCTATTCTGCCCCTGATCTCCAGCAGATGGCCCTGGAAAGGGCCGGCCATTATCTGGGGGCAAAATGGGCATGCGCAACCGTTCCCTGGCGCAGACGGGAAACGCCGTGCGAGGCGCGTGTCACCGTCGGGCAACCAGCCGCTCGCCCCACTCCGCCACGTACCCGCTGGGCCAGCGGGCCCGCGGCCCGCCACGTCACCCCACCCCCACCTGAGCCCTTTAAGACCCCGAGGCTCCCCTCCCGTTTGAACCCCATTCGCTCGCTTGTAAACTGTGAAAAGGAGACGGGGAGGGGAGGCGACCGGCGACCGACCGTGGGAGGGAAGGAAAAAAAAAAAAACCAGCCGCCCGCCGGGaatggccgccgtcgccgccggcgaACTGCACGGGCAGTAGAGGGCGTCCTATCTCTTTTTTTTTTCTGCGTGTGTGTGGTAGGAGCGGTGGTTGCAGTCGggactggtggtggtggtgtgtaacTGCGCTGGTGTGGTTGGTTGGAGTTCGGGATTGGGGATGGCGTGGTTGCGGTAGTGGTTAGGATTCACGCGATCGATGCCGTTCCAGCTCAAGGCCGGCCACCACCACGGCGCCATGGAcgggaagccgccgccgccgccgccgctcgcgcccgccccgacgccgcccgcgccgcccaggGTCTCCCGCCTCCGCAGGCTGCTCGTGAGGGTCTCCGCCTCGGAGCGCCTCGCGGTGGCCGGGGACGGCAAGGAgcgggagaaggaggagaggccggTGGGCAGCGGGGAGGCGGAGGTCGGCTCGGTGGGGCTCGACCGCATGGTGCTCAGCTTCATGGAGGACTCCGCGGCCGTCGAGCGCCCGCCGCGCGGCCGCTGCAACTGCTTCAACGGCAGCAACTACGAGGAGAGCGACGACGAGGAGGGCTTCTTCCTCCCCTCCGGCCAGGCCTCCGCGCCTCCCCCGTCCGCGGCCGGCGACACCCTGGAGGCACTCAAGGTACTACTGGAATTTCCGCATGGCACGCCAACCCCTCCCAAATCGGGAAAAGCCGCAACGAATTTACGAGGCGGTTGCCTCCTTTCCCTTTGCGTGCAGAGTTTGGTGCAGAGCGCCAGCGTCGCCGAGCGGAACCTTCTCGCCGACGCTTCCAGGATCGCCGAGCGGTGCGGCAGGACCTGCAAGGGCAAGGCCGagtgccgccgcgccgtcgccgacGGCCTCAGGGCCCTCGGCTATGACGCCGCCGTCTGCAAGTCGCGCTGGGAGAAGACCAAGTCCTACCCCGCTGGTACACATCCCGTCCTCCTCGATTCACCTAATTAAGCTCGGCGTATTCCCCTTTCATGGCATGGCAGGGGCTTACCGGACCTGTCTGTCTACGCAGGGGAGCACGAGTACATCGACGCCGTTGTTGGGGACGGAGCGAGGCTGATCGTGGAGG
It encodes:
- the LOC119303535 gene encoding uncharacterized protein LOC119303535; the encoded protein is MPFQLKAGHHHGAMDGKPPPPPPLAPAPTPPAPPRVSRLRRLLVRVSASERLAVAGDGKEREKEERPVGSGEAEVGSVGLDRMVLSFMEDSAAVERPPRGRCNCFNGSNYEESDDEEGFFLPSGQASAPPPSAAGDTLEALKSLVQSASVAERNLLADASRIAERCGRTCKGKAECRRAVADGLRALGYDAAVCKSRWEKTKSYPAGEHEYIDAVVGDGARLIVEVHFRSEFEVARSTKAYRAALQALPPLFVGTSDRLGKIVSVVAEAARQSMKKKGLHFPPWRKPEYMRAKWLSPHVRTGDKAAAPSPAASATATATAVSAASFSGEFELLFGMNQSGGVSSTPGEKITVVVSPWRPTEEAASKKQQPRAKVVTGLAAVL